AACAGCTGTGGCAGAAAACAGGACTTGCCCTCACAGATGCAATGTCTCCGGCAGATGGCTCAGGCTGGTATTTTTCCATTGGCCAGGGCATGGGCGCTGCGCTTTTGTTTGCTGAAGAAATGAACGGATATGTTCTGGCGGACAGGGGAACCTACCTGCACTACAAGCTTGGCAGGCAGGAAACATATGAACTGGGTATTGCCTATGAAGGCGGAGACATGCTTCAAAACCCTTATGGTGTGATTCCAGTGAATCCTGAAATGCATCCCCACGTTAAGTATGATCTGGCCAGAACTTTTGCTCAGTGGCTTGTTTCTGAAAGAGGCCAGGAAGTGATTGGTTCTTATCAGCTTCATGGACAGCCCCTGTTTTTTCCAGATGCCAAATAAGAGCTCATGGATTTTTTAAGTCAGAGCCTTGTTGAGGCCTTCAAAATGCTCTGGTCTCTTGACCCTGAGCTGTATTATATTGTTTACATTTCGCTATATGTAAGCTTTTTTTCTACCATTGTGGCCTCGGTGCTGGGTGTGCCCCTGGGCTTTATCATTGCTGTCAATGAGTTCATGGGCAAAAGAGGGGTTATTACTGTGCTTAATACCCTCCTTGCCCTGCCTACCGTGGTTATTGGCCTTTTTGTTTACGCTTTCCTGTCCAGAAGGGGCATGCTGGGTCATCTGGGGCTTCTTTATACCCCGGCCGCTATTATAGTTGGCCAGGTGATCCTGATACTGCCCTGGGTCACCACCTTTACCCTGTCCGCAGTCAGCCGAATTGATGAACGTTACCGAAGAACTGCCCTGACACTTGGAGCAGCACCTTTGCAGGCATCACTGGCCATTGCCAGGGAAGCCAGATTCGGGATCCTGGCAGCCATTATTGCTGCCTTCGGCCGGGTAATTGCTGAAATTGGTATA
Above is a window of Desulfonatronovibrio magnus DNA encoding:
- a CDS encoding ABC transporter permease produces the protein MDFLSQSLVEAFKMLWSLDPELYYIVYISLYVSFFSTIVASVLGVPLGFIIAVNEFMGKRGVITVLNTLLALPTVVIGLFVYAFLSRRGMLGHLGLLYTPAAIIVGQVILILPWVTTFTLSAVSRIDERYRRTALTLGAAPLQASLAIAREARFGILAAIIAAFGRVIAEIGIAMMLGGNIKGFTRTMTTAMALEHNKGEFVLAVALGVVLLLVSLMMNIFLQVVQGRYGGNR